In a genomic window of Candidatus Poribacteria bacterium:
- a CDS encoding MotA/TolQ/ExbB proton channel family protein, protein MIRFSFVLMLIACVGMSTGIAFAQDDAGAGGGTVRGQIVDTTTAQNPIEGVDVRIVATVGEEHTATTDVNGDYEKSGIPAGRYLISIYRDGYGDRVGKAVTVVNGGDHFVPLKMTKKDNIVTFFQKFGFVFWPLALCSITALTFIIERLFTFVRSRSRIGTEQFIASIADSLRKENIMEAVSTCEEAGGPLANVLKAGLLRYSQAQIEERDISKEEIQEAIEEASLLEIPELERNLPVLGTVAVVSPLFGLLGTVTGMISAFTTIALEGTGDPQQLAGGISQALLTTAAGLTVAIPCLIFFQLFDSWVNRHMVEISQVSTEIVNQLIVGESSGA, encoded by the coding sequence ATGATTCGTTTTAGTTTTGTTTTAATGTTAATCGCTTGTGTCGGTATGTCTACTGGCATCGCTTTCGCGCAAGATGATGCTGGAGCGGGCGGTGGAACCGTCCGCGGTCAAATTGTCGATACAACCACAGCACAGAACCCAATTGAAGGCGTTGATGTTAGAATTGTTGCCACAGTCGGAGAAGAGCACACCGCAACAACTGATGTCAACGGAGATTACGAAAAATCAGGCATCCCCGCAGGCCGCTACCTCATTAGTATCTATAGAGACGGATACGGCGATCGGGTTGGAAAAGCCGTCACAGTCGTTAATGGCGGTGACCACTTTGTTCCACTGAAGATGACCAAAAAGGACAATATCGTCACCTTCTTCCAGAAGTTCGGATTCGTCTTCTGGCCACTCGCCCTTTGCTCCATCACGGCATTAACCTTCATTATTGAAAGACTTTTCACCTTTGTGCGGAGTCGTTCTCGAATCGGAACTGAACAGTTTATCGCCAGTATTGCCGACTCATTGCGGAAAGAGAACATTATGGAAGCCGTCTCGACTTGTGAAGAAGCCGGTGGACCGCTCGCGAATGTTCTTAAAGCAGGATTGCTGCGATACAGCCAAGCCCAGATTGAAGAACGAGATATTAGCAAAGAAGAAATTCAGGAAGCCATTGAGGAAGCAAGCCTCCTTGAAATCCCAGAACTGGAAAGAAATCTACCGGTTCTCGGTACGGTCGCAGTTGTTTCCCCGCTGTTTGGATTGCTTGGAACGGTTACAGGTATGATTAGTGCGTTTACCACAATCGCACTTGAAGGTACTGGTGACCCGCAGCAGCTCGCTGGTGGTATCTCTCAGGCACTTCTCACAACTGCTGCTGGACTGACAGTCGCTATTCCGTGCTTGATTTTCTTCCAACTTTTCGATAGCTGGGTTAACAGACATATGGTTGAGATTTCACAGGTTTCTACCGAAATCGTCAACCAACTGATTGTTGGTGAATCTAGCGGTGCTTAG
- a CDS encoding biopolymer transporter ExbD encodes MQQVGEAKLSLLATKIRERKPPTLSMAPMIDCVFLLLIFFMVSTTFSPIPGLRVQLPPPGKPSPDKPKGLTVRIANPEPGEDKGTMVLNDVVVQIEEMFNQFINAPDESKNMLIIQSERDVLHEQIVQVMDIAKQAGIDKIGFAIVARD; translated from the coding sequence ATGCAACAAGTCGGTGAAGCCAAATTGAGTCTGCTTGCGACCAAAATTAGGGAACGTAAGCCGCCAACGCTCAGTATGGCACCTATGATTGATTGCGTGTTCCTGCTTCTGATCTTCTTCATGGTGTCAACAACTTTCTCGCCGATTCCAGGCCTCCGTGTGCAGCTTCCCCCACCGGGGAAACCCTCACCTGACAAACCCAAAGGGCTAACTGTCCGGATCGCGAACCCTGAACCGGGCGAGGATAAAGGCACTATGGTGTTGAATGATGTGGTCGTTCAAATCGAAGAAATGTTCAACCAATTCATCAACGCACCGGACGAATCCAAAAACATGCTGATTATCCAATCTGAGCGGGATGTACTGCATGAACAGATCGTGCAGGTAATGGATATTGCAAAACAGGCAGGTATAGATAAAATCGGATTCGCTATTGTCGCGAGAGACTGA
- a CDS encoding biopolymer transporter ExbD has protein sequence MALNLAQRRKTQEDDDIPMAPMIDCVFLLLIFFMVSAVMKVPPPFTVTLPDSATKHEFTRKKFNLFVNSDGRISIDDQEMLTLEDMELFIAAHENQISTLIIKADKRAKHGVVIDVVERAKMRSSKTEGLEIAFAVSEED, from the coding sequence ATGGCTTTAAACTTAGCTCAACGGCGGAAAACACAAGAAGACGATGACATTCCGATGGCTCCAATGATTGATTGTGTCTTCTTGTTGCTCATCTTTTTCATGGTGTCTGCTGTTATGAAGGTTCCTCCGCCTTTCACCGTCACTTTACCCGATTCCGCAACGAAACACGAATTCACTCGGAAGAAATTCAACCTCTTCGTTAACAGTGACGGACGTATTTCGATTGACGACCAAGAGATGTTAACACTGGAAGACATGGAGCTTTTCATTGCGGCTCATGAAAACCAGATTAGTACGCTGATTATCAAAGCGGATAAACGTGCCAAGCACGGTGTCGTCATTGACGTGGTAGAACGGGCAAAAATGCGCTCCAGTAAAACGGAAGGGCTTGAAATCGCTTTCGCGGTGTCGGAAGAAGACTGA
- a CDS encoding biopolymer transporter ExbD — translation MKHLKRHKPPTLSMAPMIDCVFLLLIFFMVSTTFAPIPGLRVQLPPPIDRPITRDRGIVVTIANPAPGETEGTIIIRQQSREEIVQTGEMFNWLINAPEDAKIMVIIQAGNEVFHEQIVQVMDILKQVGIDRIGFARAGNTSVRIID, via the coding sequence ATGAAACATCTGAAGAGACACAAACCCCCAACGCTTAGCATGGCACCTATGATTGATTGTGTGTTCCTGCTCCTGATTTTTTTTATGGTGTCAACAACCTTTGCCCCTATCCCAGGGCTTCGAGTACAACTCCCTCCACCTATTGATAGACCTATAACACGCGACCGAGGTATTGTCGTAACGATCGCCAACCCTGCCCCCGGTGAGACTGAAGGTACAATCATTATACGCCAACAGAGTAGAGAAGAAATTGTGCAAACAGGAGAGATGTTTAATTGGCTTATCAACGCGCCTGAAGATGCGAAAATAATGGTGATTATCCAAGCAGGTAATGAGGTTTTCCATGAGCAAATCGTCCAGGTCATGGATATCCTCAAACAAGTAGGCATTGATAGAATTGGGTTCGCTCGCGCTGGCAATACCAGCGTCAGGATTATTGATTAA
- the gltB gene encoding glutamate synthase large subunit — protein sequence MYNDLKEKDACGVGFIANRFGSRSHEIIKMATQAVTNLTHRGAVAADAKTGDGAGILTQIPEKLFQKELEKLGVHLDSINDIGVGMIFLPRHNRSAQAQGRALVEKTLQQYGVPFRGWRSVPLDLSALGTKALETMPEIQQVLVERPEQLTDDAFERRLYLICKELEHRITAAGLDEFHIASFSHRTIVYKGLLVAPQLSQFYLDLKDPDFEAALAVFHQRYSTNTSSTWMLAQPFHTLAHNGEINTLMGNRNWMRAREADLQSPLWNEHIQKLVPIINPHGSDSMSLDSVLELLTHSDRDILHAMMCLIPEAYEQISDMPDVLKACYEYLSCVSEPWDGPAAVAFTDGVVVGASLDRNGLRPARYKVTEDGTVVMGSEVGIIELDDSCVVEKGRLGPGQMIAVDTAQGKLLKDSEIKHRVAEQKPYAEWVQKGIVTLPTEKDGASATTETVPEQLPIYQKAFGYMTEDVERFIKPMVTEAKEAVGSMGDDTPPAVISQHPRLLYNYFKQRFAQVTNPPIDSIRERLVMSLTTYLGRRHSLLTETEAHARLIRLPSPILTNTDLQALRELDIPDFQIATLSVCFPVSSGKQGLETALETLCQRVSESVDAGTTLLVLSDKDVNPNAAPIPMALAVGAVHHHLIREGKRMRVSLIAETGDAREEHHFAVLIGYGAAAVNPYLAFSTIVQLAEDDELAGLTAAKAVETYKATVEKGILKIMAKMGISTVSSYRGAQIFEALGINTTVIDKCFTGTTSRLNGIGFAEIAAETLHFHTKAFSGNGDDVSLEEAGYFRFRRNGEFHAYNPTVFKSLHKFVKAGKSEDYEKYVDAVETGEPSSLRDLLAFKASTPIPIEEVEPAEDIVRRFTTGSMSFGALSRETHETLAIAMNRLGAKSGSGEGGESPKRFKPQPNGDLASSAIKQVASGRFGVTPTYLISARELEIKMAQGSKPGEGGQIPGHKVTAEIASIRHSVPGVPLISPPPHHDIYSIEDLAQLIYDLKQANPRAKVAVKLVSEFLVGTIASGVAKGYADVIQVSGHEGGTGASPLSSIKNAGTPWELGIAETQRALVENELRDRVVLRADGGMRSGRDIIIAAMLGAEEYGFGTIAMVATGCVMARQCHLNTCPVGVATQDPALRAKYPGTPEMVVNFMLGVANEVRAILANLGHRSLNDIIGRPELLQPIDLADYPKAAMLDLSEILTPADPTGTQPRYHLQERNDREDIPLDDQILADAEEAIDEKTSIQLSYAIRNTHRTVGAKLSGEIARRYGDAGLPDRTIQCHLEGSAGQSFGAFCISGVQFVLTGEANDYVGKGMAGGELIIKPAPTAPFRTYENTIIGNTVLYGATGGTLYAAGGVGERFCVRNSGATAVVESVGDHGCEYMTAGTVIILGETGRNFGAGMTGGTAYVLDEKGQFEKKYNPDWVNIEKVTGEADIKSIMALIQNHATYTGSQHAENILANWQTFLPHFWKVVTPPPPPLPAPVQLKRRAASRRERKKR from the coding sequence ATGTACAACGATTTAAAAGAAAAAGATGCTTGTGGTGTTGGTTTTATCGCGAACCGCTTCGGGAGTCGGAGCCACGAGATTATCAAGATGGCGACGCAAGCAGTAACAAACTTAACGCACCGGGGCGCGGTGGCGGCGGACGCAAAGACAGGCGACGGGGCAGGTATCTTAACACAAATCCCGGAGAAACTATTTCAAAAAGAACTTGAGAAGCTCGGAGTCCATCTTGATTCGATAAATGACATCGGTGTCGGGATGATTTTCCTGCCACGGCACAACCGAAGCGCACAAGCACAGGGACGCGCACTCGTCGAAAAGACGTTACAACAATACGGCGTTCCGTTCCGCGGATGGCGTTCGGTGCCTCTGGACCTTTCTGCGCTTGGTACCAAGGCTTTAGAAACGATGCCGGAAATTCAACAGGTATTGGTAGAACGGCCAGAACAACTCACAGACGACGCTTTTGAGAGACGCTTGTACTTGATATGCAAGGAGTTAGAACATCGTATCACGGCAGCTGGACTTGACGAATTCCATATCGCATCCTTTTCACATCGAACTATTGTCTACAAAGGATTGTTGGTAGCACCACAGCTTTCGCAATTTTATCTCGACTTAAAAGATCCGGATTTTGAGGCAGCACTTGCTGTTTTCCACCAACGCTACAGCACGAACACCTCTTCTACATGGATGCTCGCTCAACCCTTCCATACACTTGCACACAACGGTGAAATCAATACTTTGATGGGCAATCGGAACTGGATGCGAGCACGCGAAGCCGATTTGCAGTCCCCCCTCTGGAACGAACATATCCAAAAACTTGTCCCTATTATCAATCCGCACGGCAGTGATTCAATGAGCTTGGATAGTGTGTTAGAGTTGTTAACACATTCTGACCGCGACATCCTGCACGCCATGATGTGTTTGATCCCGGAAGCGTATGAACAGATTTCGGATATGCCGGATGTGCTCAAAGCCTGTTATGAGTACCTCTCATGTGTCAGCGAACCTTGGGACGGACCGGCGGCGGTCGCATTTACGGATGGTGTGGTTGTTGGGGCGAGTCTGGATAGAAACGGCTTACGACCTGCACGGTATAAAGTCACAGAAGACGGAACCGTTGTCATGGGTTCTGAGGTCGGTATTATTGAACTTGACGACAGTTGCGTTGTGGAAAAGGGGCGTTTAGGGCCTGGACAGATGATTGCTGTCGATACAGCGCAAGGAAAACTGCTGAAAGATTCGGAGATTAAGCATCGGGTTGCTGAGCAGAAGCCTTACGCTGAATGGGTACAGAAAGGCATCGTAACGCTTCCTACTGAAAAAGACGGTGCTTCTGCTACGACGGAGACTGTTCCTGAACAGCTGCCGATATACCAGAAAGCCTTCGGTTATATGACTGAGGATGTGGAACGCTTTATCAAACCTATGGTGACGGAAGCGAAGGAAGCAGTCGGTTCGATGGGCGATGATACACCACCTGCTGTGATTTCTCAGCATCCACGTTTGCTTTACAATTACTTCAAACAACGCTTCGCTCAGGTAACCAATCCGCCTATTGACTCGATCCGGGAACGCTTGGTTATGTCGCTCACAACTTACCTCGGGCGGCGGCATAGTCTGCTCACGGAAACTGAAGCACACGCTCGACTTATCCGGTTACCTTCACCAATCCTAACAAATACGGATCTACAAGCCTTACGAGAGTTGGATATACCCGATTTTCAGATAGCAACGCTTTCTGTTTGTTTCCCTGTATCTTCTGGCAAACAAGGCTTAGAAACCGCGCTGGAAACGTTGTGTCAACGCGTCTCTGAGTCGGTTGATGCGGGAACGACGCTGCTCGTGCTAAGCGATAAAGATGTCAATCCTAATGCCGCACCGATTCCAATGGCACTTGCCGTTGGTGCGGTTCATCACCATCTGATTCGAGAAGGAAAACGGATGCGAGTAAGCCTTATCGCTGAAACTGGAGATGCGCGGGAAGAACACCATTTTGCTGTTCTCATCGGTTATGGGGCAGCGGCAGTCAACCCTTATCTTGCGTTTTCAACGATCGTTCAGCTCGCTGAGGATGACGAACTTGCAGGACTCACAGCAGCGAAAGCCGTTGAAACCTATAAGGCAACCGTCGAAAAAGGCATTTTGAAGATTATGGCGAAGATGGGGATTTCGACGGTGTCAAGTTATCGTGGTGCTCAAATTTTCGAGGCACTTGGCATTAATACGACTGTTATTGATAAGTGTTTCACGGGTACCACCTCACGCTTAAATGGCATCGGGTTTGCCGAAATCGCTGCAGAGACGCTCCATTTCCACACAAAAGCGTTTTCAGGAAACGGAGATGATGTATCGCTTGAAGAGGCAGGCTACTTCCGATTCCGTCGAAACGGCGAATTTCATGCGTACAATCCGACAGTGTTTAAATCGCTCCACAAGTTCGTCAAGGCAGGTAAGTCGGAAGATTATGAGAAATATGTTGATGCTGTTGAGACCGGTGAACCTTCCAGTTTACGCGACCTACTTGCATTCAAGGCGAGCACACCTATCCCAATTGAAGAAGTAGAACCCGCGGAGGATATTGTTCGTCGTTTTACAACCGGTAGCATGTCTTTCGGAGCATTGAGCCGTGAGACACACGAGACTTTGGCTATCGCTATGAACCGCCTCGGTGCAAAATCCGGAAGCGGAGAAGGCGGTGAAAGCCCTAAACGTTTCAAGCCGCAGCCGAATGGAGACCTCGCTTCGAGTGCTATCAAACAGGTGGCATCCGGACGTTTCGGTGTCACACCAACATACCTAATTTCGGCGAGAGAATTGGAAATTAAGATGGCGCAGGGTTCTAAACCTGGAGAGGGTGGGCAGATTCCGGGGCACAAAGTAACCGCTGAAATTGCTTCTATTCGTCACTCCGTACCGGGAGTTCCGCTAATTTCGCCGCCACCGCACCACGACATCTATTCTATTGAGGATTTGGCGCAGCTCATCTATGATTTGAAACAGGCAAATCCGCGGGCAAAGGTTGCCGTAAAACTGGTATCCGAATTTCTGGTTGGAACCATTGCATCAGGTGTAGCAAAGGGCTACGCTGATGTTATTCAAGTGAGTGGACATGAAGGAGGCACTGGTGCATCGCCGCTGAGTTCTATCAAGAACGCGGGTACACCTTGGGAACTCGGAATTGCAGAAACGCAACGCGCACTGGTGGAGAACGAGTTAAGAGATCGCGTCGTTCTGCGGGCAGATGGCGGAATGCGTTCTGGACGCGATATTATCATTGCTGCCATGCTGGGTGCAGAAGAGTACGGCTTTGGCACAATAGCAATGGTTGCAACGGGATGTGTAATGGCGCGCCAATGCCATCTAAATACATGTCCTGTTGGTGTAGCTACGCAGGACCCTGCGCTCCGTGCGAAGTATCCTGGGACTCCTGAGATGGTTGTTAACTTCATGTTGGGCGTGGCGAACGAGGTTCGAGCCATTCTCGCGAATCTCGGACATAGGTCTTTGAACGACATTATTGGTCGTCCCGAATTGCTACAGCCGATTGACCTTGCAGATTATCCTAAAGCTGCGATGCTTGATTTAAGTGAGATTCTGACTCCTGCGGATCCAACTGGCACACAACCTCGCTATCATCTGCAGGAACGGAACGATCGAGAGGATATCCCGCTTGACGATCAGATTCTGGCGGATGCAGAGGAAGCGATTGATGAGAAAACATCAATCCAGCTCTCCTATGCTATCCGGAACACGCACCGAACGGTGGGCGCGAAGTTATCCGGTGAAATCGCGAGGCGGTATGGCGATGCTGGTTTGCCTGATAGAACAATTCAATGCCACTTGGAAGGCAGTGCCGGTCAGAGTTTTGGTGCCTTCTGCATCAGTGGTGTACAATTTGTGTTGACAGGGGAAGCCAATGACTATGTTGGCAAAGGCATGGCAGGTGGAGAACTTATTATCAAACCGGCACCAACAGCACCCTTCCGAACTTATGAAAATACGATCATCGGAAATACGGTCTTATACGGCGCGACGGGTGGAACCCTCTATGCAGCTGGCGGTGTCGGTGAACGGTTCTGTGTCCGAAATAGCGGCGCGACTGCTGTTGTTGAAAGCGTCGGGGACCACGGTTGTGAATATATGACTGCAGGGACGGTCATCATTCTCGGCGAAACGGGTAGAAACTTTGGAGCGGGGATGACAGGTGGCACTGCCTATGTCTTAGACGAAAAAGGGCAGTTTGAGAAGAAGTACAATCCAGATTGGGTGAATATAGAAAAGGTAACCGGTGAGGCGGATATTAAGAGCATAATGGCACTTATACAAAATCACGCGACTTATACAGGCAGCCAGCATGCCGAAAATATTCTCGCTAATTGGCAGACATTCCTTCCACACTTTTGGAAGGTTGTAACGCCGCCACCGCCACCGCTGCCGGCACCCGTCCAACTTAAAAGAAGGGCGGCATCAAGGAGAGAACGAAAGAAGCGTTAG
- the ggt gene encoding gamma-glutamyltransferase: MFDGYSPNQFGPGRSAVICQHGAVATSQPLAAQAGLQILRDGGNAIDAAVATAAILNVVEPMSTGIGGDAFMLVYQPKDGTIRGLNASGRAPYAAELEFFTKQGLTSIPAFGSMYPVTVPGTIDGWATLLDECGTMSLAEVLQPAIDYAENGFPVSPQISLAWQDSAAMLAQHPDTAKTYLTNGKAPTPGEIFRQPNFARTLRLIAEGGRDAFYQGEIADKIVQFSDENGGLFTRQDFTDHRSDWVEPISTNYRGYDIYEIPPNGQGIAALLALNIVEGFDLGLMGHNSSEHLHYAIEAMKLGFADLYKYVTDPTFVDVPVAGLLAGEYTESQRSRISAERASVEPSAGVPGMGSDTVYLCAVDSDRNVVSFINSLFAGFGSGLTAGDTGIMLQNRGAGFSLDPNHANCIAPHKRTLHTIIPGMIAQNGVPLVTFGVMGGQMQTQGHLQFVSNLVDFNMDVQNALDAPRFRVMDDSRIMLEAGIPMNTQAELARKGHHIIPGNTFFGGGQAIFIHPSFDTLVAGSDPRRDGCAVGY; encoded by the coding sequence ATGTTTGATGGGTACTCCCCAAACCAATTTGGGCCTGGACGTTCTGCTGTCATCTGCCAACATGGTGCAGTTGCAACGAGTCAACCGCTTGCGGCACAGGCCGGATTACAAATACTACGCGACGGTGGAAACGCGATTGATGCGGCGGTCGCGACGGCTGCGATACTCAACGTCGTCGAGCCGATGTCAACGGGTATCGGTGGCGATGCTTTCATGCTGGTTTATCAACCGAAGGATGGCACGATTCGCGGCTTAAATGCAAGCGGCAGGGCACCTTACGCCGCAGAACTGGAATTCTTTACCAAGCAGGGGTTAACCAGTATCCCCGCTTTTGGGAGCATGTATCCCGTTACAGTGCCTGGCACAATTGATGGATGGGCGACTCTCCTTGATGAATGCGGGACGATGTCATTGGCAGAGGTACTGCAACCTGCCATTGATTACGCAGAGAATGGATTTCCTGTCAGTCCGCAAATTAGTCTCGCATGGCAAGACAGCGCGGCGATGTTGGCACAGCATCCCGATACTGCAAAGACTTATCTCACAAACGGCAAAGCACCGACACCGGGTGAAATTTTTCGCCAACCTAACTTCGCACGGACGTTACGGTTGATTGCTGAAGGTGGACGCGATGCCTTTTATCAAGGCGAGATTGCCGACAAAATCGTCCAGTTCTCCGATGAAAATGGAGGGTTGTTCACGCGACAAGACTTCACTGACCACAGGTCTGATTGGGTTGAGCCGATTTCTACGAATTACCGCGGTTATGATATCTATGAAATTCCACCGAATGGACAAGGCATCGCTGCGCTGCTCGCACTCAATATCGTTGAGGGATTCGATCTCGGATTAATGGGACATAATAGTTCTGAACATCTACACTACGCAATTGAGGCGATGAAATTGGGATTCGCGGATCTCTACAAATACGTGACGGACCCGACGTTTGTAGATGTGCCCGTAGCCGGATTGCTTGCTGGCGAGTATACAGAAAGCCAACGCTCGCGTATCTCGGCAGAACGAGCCAGTGTGGAACCAAGTGCCGGTGTTCCGGGTATGGGAAGCGATACGGTGTATCTCTGTGCCGTTGATAGTGATCGAAACGTTGTTTCTTTTATTAATAGTCTCTTTGCTGGTTTTGGCTCAGGTTTAACTGCTGGTGATACAGGTATCATGTTGCAAAATCGGGGTGCAGGTTTTTCGCTGGATCCGAACCATGCCAATTGTATCGCACCGCATAAACGGACGTTGCATACGATTATCCCGGGTATGATTGCCCAAAATGGCGTGCCGTTGGTTACCTTCGGTGTCATGGGAGGGCAGATGCAAACACAAGGGCATTTACAGTTTGTGTCTAATCTCGTTGACTTCAATATGGATGTTCAAAATGCCTTAGATGCCCCTCGGTTTCGGGTAATGGATGATTCTCGGATTATGCTGGAGGCGGGCATTCCGATGAATACACAAGCCGAGTTGGCGCGGAAAGGACATCATATCATACCGGGGAACACTTTTTTTGGCGGTGGACAAGCCATTTTTATTCATCCGTCTTTTGACACACTTGTCGCAGGTTCAGATCCGAGGCGTGATGGGTGTGCAGTTGGCTATTGA
- the lpdA gene encoding dihydrolipoyl dehydrogenase produces MSIYDVGIIGGGPGGYVAAIKAAQLGGSVCLIEKGEWGGTCLNRGCIPTKTLFAVANLATQVQEASDFGVHISGEATIDYPQVLTHKNAVIKQLTGGIAQLLKANKVDTFNGTATLTNKNTIIVSKPDGTTEQLHAKNIIIATGSEPAEPPVFEIDENQVLTTTGVLNLTELPESLLIVGGGVSGCEFAAIFNALGCKVTVLELLPTILATEDVQVIRHIQLFMKRKGITIHTGAKLTHVKKSDTDVTAVLESGEEFTAEKMLVSIGRRYNTENIGLEKVGVRTENGKIIVDTRLQTNIPGIYAVGDVASRYLLAHVASAEGKIAAQNCLGNPVEMDYQVIPWCVFTLPEIGHVGMTEKEATDEGYEVKIGRFPYAANGKALGLRETDGFVKTVSDADSGDILGVHIVGAQASTLIHEAAVGVRLGASAADIAHTVHAHPTLSEMVMESAEAAYDRAIHSLH; encoded by the coding sequence ATGTCTATTTATGATGTCGGAATTATTGGTGGCGGCCCCGGTGGATACGTCGCGGCTATCAAGGCAGCACAACTCGGTGGTAGCGTCTGCCTTATAGAAAAAGGCGAGTGGGGCGGTACCTGCCTGAATCGAGGGTGTATCCCAACGAAAACACTTTTTGCCGTCGCTAACCTCGCCACTCAGGTCCAAGAAGCATCTGACTTTGGTGTGCATATCAGTGGTGAGGCGACAATTGACTATCCACAGGTATTAACTCACAAAAACGCAGTCATCAAGCAGCTAACAGGCGGCATCGCACAACTGCTGAAGGCAAACAAGGTTGATACCTTCAATGGGACAGCAACACTTACCAACAAAAATACAATTATCGTCAGTAAACCCGATGGTACGACTGAGCAGTTACATGCGAAAAATATCATCATCGCCACGGGTTCCGAACCTGCGGAACCACCTGTTTTTGAAATTGATGAGAACCAAGTCTTGACAACAACAGGTGTTCTCAACCTCACAGAACTTCCTGAAAGCCTGCTGATTGTTGGGGGTGGCGTATCAGGATGTGAGTTTGCTGCAATTTTTAACGCGCTCGGTTGCAAGGTGACCGTGTTGGAACTCCTTCCGACTATTCTGGCGACTGAAGATGTACAAGTTATCCGACACATCCAACTTTTCATGAAACGGAAAGGTATCACCATCCATACGGGTGCGAAACTCACACACGTTAAAAAATCGGATACGGATGTCACGGCAGTCCTCGAATCAGGTGAAGAATTCACAGCAGAAAAAATGCTCGTCTCGATTGGGAGACGTTATAACACCGAAAACATTGGGTTAGAAAAGGTTGGTGTTCGCACAGAGAACGGAAAAATCATCGTGGATACACGGTTGCAGACGAACATACCAGGTATTTATGCCGTTGGAGATGTCGCAAGCCGGTACCTGTTAGCACACGTCGCATCAGCAGAAGGAAAGATTGCGGCACAAAACTGTCTCGGCAACCCTGTTGAGATGGATTACCAAGTGATTCCGTGGTGTGTTTTCACCTTGCCCGAAATTGGACACGTCGGCATGACAGAGAAAGAGGCAACCGATGAAGGTTACGAAGTGAAAATAGGACGCTTCCCTTATGCTGCAAACGGGAAGGCATTGGGACTACGCGAGACGGATGGATTCGTTAAGACTGTTTCTGATGCCGATAGCGGGGATATTCTTGGCGTTCATATCGTCGGCGCACAGGCTTCGACGCTGATTCATGAAGCCGCGGTCGGGGTGCGTTTGGGAGCATCTGCAGCGGATATAGCGCACACTGTTCACGCCCATCCGACCCTTTCAGAAATGGTAATGGAATCCGCTGAAGCAGCGTACGACAGGGCGATTCATAGTCTACACTAA
- a CDS encoding PfkB family carbohydrate kinase — protein MGVLVVGTVTLDTVETPSKRVEDVLGGSGVYAAVAASFFGNTVQLVGVVGADFPHAYTDFLQTRGIDLHGLERVEEGKSFRWGGRYAEDFNVRDTLFTELNVIEDFQPVLPETYKDTPYLFLANNSPVLQLSIIEQATNPELIVCDTMDFWINEQREALETLLARVDVLILNDSEARLLTGDANLVRAAEAILRYGPERVIVKKGEHGAISVTESSYFNAPAYPLTQVTDPTGAGDSFAGGMMGYLASVGNTSEAAIRSAMVYGAVVASFNIEDFSVERQKRVAFSEISSRYQELQEAAHF, from the coding sequence ATGGGCGTTTTAGTCGTTGGGACGGTTACTTTAGATACAGTAGAGACACCAAGCAAGCGGGTTGAGGATGTTCTTGGGGGTTCTGGTGTCTATGCTGCTGTCGCAGCGAGTTTTTTTGGGAACACGGTTCAACTTGTTGGTGTTGTCGGTGCTGATTTTCCACACGCGTACACAGACTTCCTCCAAACGCGTGGCATTGATCTTCACGGGTTAGAGCGGGTTGAGGAGGGCAAATCGTTTCGATGGGGTGGTCGTTATGCTGAAGACTTTAACGTACGTGATACCCTCTTCACAGAGTTGAATGTTATTGAAGATTTTCAGCCCGTTTTGCCTGAAACTTACAAAGATACCCCCTATCTTTTCTTAGCGAATAACTCGCCTGTGTTACAGTTGAGTATCATTGAACAGGCGACAAATCCGGAACTTATTGTCTGTGATACGATGGATTTTTGGATTAATGAACAGCGGGAAGCGTTAGAGACACTCTTAGCACGCGTGGATGTCCTCATCTTGAACGATAGTGAAGCGCGACTCTTGACGGGTGATGCTAACTTGGTGCGCGCTGCGGAGGCAATTCTACGCTATGGTCCAGAACGGGTTATCGTCAAGAAGGGCGAGCACGGTGCAATCAGTGTCACGGAATCGTCCTACTTTAACGCGCCAGCATATCCGCTCACACAAGTAACCGACCCGACAGGTGCAGGCGATAGTTTTGCCGGTGGGATGATGGGATACCTCGCTTCTGTTGGAAATACATCAGAGGCAGCGATACGGAGTGCTATGGTATATGGGGCGGTTGTCGCCTCTTTTAACATTGAAGATTTTAGCGTTGAGCGGCAAAAGCGTGTAGCGTTTTCCGAAATTTCATCTCGGTATCAAGAACTTCAAGAAGCTGCACATTTTTAG